The following are encoded together in the Streptomyces flavofungini genome:
- the ybaK gene encoding Cys-tRNA(Pro) deacylase yields MAKKQKKTQAGGTPATVALTAAGTVFTVHSYDHDPAHPSYGQEAAEAMGVSPDRVFKTLVAEVDGELTVAVVPVAGTLDLKALATAVGGKRATMADPAAAERTTGYVRGGISPLGQRKRLRTVLDDSASAHPTICVSAGRRGLEVELSPADLAALTSATLAPIGRE; encoded by the coding sequence GTGGCGAAGAAGCAGAAGAAGACGCAGGCTGGCGGCACCCCCGCGACGGTCGCCCTCACCGCGGCGGGCACCGTCTTCACCGTGCACTCCTACGACCACGACCCCGCCCACCCCTCGTACGGCCAGGAGGCCGCCGAGGCCATGGGCGTGTCCCCCGACCGCGTCTTCAAGACCCTGGTCGCGGAGGTCGACGGCGAGCTGACCGTGGCGGTCGTCCCGGTCGCGGGCACCCTCGACCTGAAGGCGCTGGCCACGGCGGTCGGCGGCAAGCGCGCCACGATGGCGGACCCGGCGGCCGCCGAGCGCACCACCGGCTACGTCCGCGGGGGCATCTCCCCCCTCGGCCAGCGCAAGCGTCTGCGGACCGTCCTGGACGACTCGGCGTCCGCCCACCCCACGATCTGCGTCTCGGCGGGCCGCCGCGGCCTGGAGGTCGAGCTCTCCCCCGCCGACCTCGCCGCCCTCACCTCCGCGACACTCGCCCCGATCGGGCGTGAATGA
- a CDS encoding oxidoreductase — MWQAFRNGSVYDLRSGDAAEDDPHGGYPWGPERSVRARIVCWLLLDGPPALAGRVSSLKLAGVQITDVLDLAGGTVVPYTELKGCRFEKEILLPEARFTTLRLVDCSIPRLEAARLHTEGDLHMPRCRLHNGMRLTDAHIGTDLLLNQAVVYRDRRGRSITGDGMTVGQDLQAEMLESHGELSLRGAKVGVSLSLRGSRLANPYSRRALNAPQLTVERTLYLTPAGVGNPPQTSGTTPARGTRVQRFECEGGIRLDDGRFGDAVDFGQARFTLQNDQEVSLRRVQTPELRFLSEAPQRGRIVLSGARVVNLMDRSSSWPGPGNLQMGGFTYENLIPQGSFPLSRRLEWVAAATAEYNPEPYEKLATVLRNGGEDADAREVLLAKQRRRRETLPAAAKLWGYAQDWTVAYGYRPGRAALWMAVLWAASAIAFSRADHPPLKPGEHPNWNPSLFALDLLLPVINLGQDSYWQLRGGWQWLAAVLILLGWILATTVAAGATRLLRRN, encoded by the coding sequence ATGTGGCAGGCGTTCCGCAACGGCAGCGTGTACGACCTGAGGTCGGGGGACGCCGCGGAGGACGATCCGCACGGCGGGTATCCCTGGGGCCCCGAGCGCAGTGTCCGGGCGCGCATCGTGTGCTGGCTGCTGCTCGACGGTCCGCCCGCGCTCGCGGGGCGGGTGTCGTCCCTGAAGCTGGCCGGGGTGCAGATCACGGACGTGCTCGACCTGGCGGGCGGCACCGTGGTGCCGTACACGGAGCTGAAGGGCTGCCGGTTCGAGAAGGAGATCCTGCTGCCCGAGGCCCGCTTCACCACGCTGCGCCTGGTCGACTGCTCCATCCCGCGTCTGGAGGCCGCCCGCCTGCACACCGAGGGCGATCTGCACATGCCGCGCTGCCGCCTGCACAACGGCATGCGGCTCACCGACGCCCACATCGGCACGGACCTGCTGCTCAACCAAGCCGTGGTCTACCGCGACCGGCGCGGCCGCTCGATCACGGGCGACGGCATGACGGTCGGCCAGGACCTGCAGGCCGAGATGCTGGAGTCGCACGGGGAGCTGAGCCTGCGCGGCGCGAAGGTCGGCGTCAGCCTGAGCCTGCGCGGCAGCCGCCTCGCCAACCCGTACAGCCGCCGCGCCCTGAACGCACCCCAGCTGACCGTCGAGCGCACGCTGTACCTGACCCCGGCGGGCGTCGGAAATCCCCCGCAGACCAGCGGCACGACACCCGCGCGCGGCACCCGCGTGCAGCGCTTCGAGTGCGAGGGCGGCATCCGCCTGGACGACGGACGCTTCGGCGACGCGGTGGATTTCGGCCAGGCGCGGTTCACGCTGCAGAACGACCAGGAGGTGTCGCTGCGCCGCGTCCAGACGCCCGAGCTGCGCTTCCTGTCCGAGGCGCCCCAGCGCGGCAGGATCGTGCTGTCCGGCGCGCGGGTGGTGAACCTGATGGACCGCTCCTCCAGCTGGCCGGGGCCCGGCAACCTGCAGATGGGCGGCTTCACGTACGAGAACCTCATCCCGCAGGGCAGCTTCCCGCTGTCGCGGCGCCTGGAGTGGGTGGCCGCGGCCACCGCCGAGTACAACCCCGAGCCGTACGAGAAGCTCGCCACCGTCCTGCGCAACGGCGGCGAGGACGCCGACGCCCGCGAGGTCCTGCTCGCCAAGCAGCGCCGCCGCCGCGAGACGCTGCCCGCGGCCGCCAAGCTCTGGGGGTACGCCCAGGACTGGACGGTGGCCTACGGCTACCGGCCCGGCCGGGCCGCGCTGTGGATGGCGGTCCTGTGGGCGGCGAGCGCCATCGCCTTCTCCCGCGCCGACCACCCCCCGCTCAAACCGGGCGAACACCCCAACTGGAACCCCTCCCTCTTCGCCCTCGACCTGCTCCTGCCCGTCATCAACCTCGGCCAGGACAGCTACTGGCAGCTCCGCGGGGGCTGGCAGTGGCTGGCCGCGGTCCTGATCCTGCTCGGCTGGATCCTGGCGACGACGGTGGCGGCGGGGGCCACACGGCTGCTGCGGCGGAACTGA
- a CDS encoding LON peptidase substrate-binding domain-containing protein: MTTVRLPLFPLNSVLFPGLVLPLNVFEERYRAMMRELLKVPDDEQRQFAVVAIRDGREVAPSAPGLPDQTAQPEQGPAAGFGDDPMKAFHEVGCVADAATIREREDGGFEVLATGTTRVRLLSVDASGPYLVGELEPLEEQPGEEAGALAEGVLRAFRSYQKRLAGARERSLSTSAELPDEPSVVSYLVAAAAVLDTPTKQELLEAPDTAARLRAELKLLRAETAIIRNLPSLPATELTRGTTSLN, encoded by the coding sequence GTGACGACCGTCCGGCTTCCGCTCTTCCCGCTCAACTCGGTGCTGTTCCCGGGGCTCGTGCTGCCCCTGAACGTCTTCGAGGAGCGTTATCGCGCCATGATGCGCGAACTCCTGAAGGTCCCCGACGACGAGCAGCGGCAGTTCGCGGTCGTGGCCATCCGCGACGGCCGCGAAGTGGCGCCGAGCGCGCCGGGCCTGCCCGACCAGACCGCGCAGCCCGAGCAGGGCCCCGCCGCGGGCTTCGGCGACGACCCGATGAAGGCGTTCCACGAGGTGGGCTGCGTCGCGGACGCGGCGACCATCCGGGAGCGCGAGGACGGCGGCTTCGAGGTGCTCGCCACCGGCACGACCCGGGTGCGGCTGCTCTCGGTGGACGCCTCCGGGCCCTACCTCGTCGGCGAGCTCGAACCGCTGGAGGAGCAGCCCGGCGAGGAGGCGGGCGCGCTCGCCGAGGGCGTCCTGCGCGCCTTCCGCTCGTACCAGAAGCGGCTCGCGGGTGCCCGTGAGCGGTCCCTGTCGACCAGCGCGGAGCTCCCCGACGAGCCCTCGGTCGTGTCCTACCTGGTCGCGGCGGCGGCCGTCCTCGACACCCCCACCAAGCAGGAGCTCCTCGAAGCGCCCGACACGGCGGCCCGGCTGCGCGCCGAGCTGAAATTGCTGCGCGCCGAGACCGCGATCATCCGTAACCTGCCGTCGTTGCCCGCGACGGAACTGACGCGCGGCACGACCAGCCTCAACTGA